In Deinococcus sp. QL22, the following are encoded in one genomic region:
- a CDS encoding RsmD family RNA methyltransferase, whose amino-acid sequence MSLRILGGTAKGRELHVPEGARPSNVRIRKSLFDMLASRLPAGPPPGLRFLDLHGGSGAIGLEAASRGYSVTLIEMNPRGVRTLDENARAAQLKVRILKGDAESLLPALGSFDVVFSDPPYAQDIPRLAASLLKGQIVARGGLLICQHPDRWERVALNLPEHTDFERELREYGSNSLTIYERRELEEVANDQEADGQEESTEASKPASIQST is encoded by the coding sequence ATGAGCCTGCGTATTCTGGGCGGCACCGCCAAAGGCCGAGAACTACATGTGCCGGAAGGAGCGCGGCCCTCCAACGTCCGCATTCGCAAAAGCCTGTTCGACATGCTGGCGTCGCGCTTGCCTGCTGGCCCGCCTCCCGGCCTGCGCTTTCTGGATTTGCACGGCGGCAGCGGCGCGATTGGACTGGAAGCCGCCAGCCGGGGCTACTCGGTCACGCTGATAGAAATGAACCCGCGCGGCGTGCGTACACTGGACGAGAACGCCCGTGCGGCCCAACTGAAGGTGCGAATCCTGAAGGGCGACGCCGAAAGCCTCCTGCCCGCGCTGGGAAGCTTTGACGTGGTCTTCAGCGACCCACCCTATGCCCAGGACATTCCGCGCCTCGCTGCCTCGCTCCTGAAGGGCCAAATTGTGGCTCGCGGCGGCCTGCTGATCTGCCAGCACCCGGATCGCTGGGAGCGCGTGGCCCTGAATCTGCCCGAACACACCGACTTTGAGCGGGAACTGCGCGAGTACGGCAGCAACTCGCTGACCATCTACGAGCGGCGGGAGTTGGAAGAAGTGGCAAACGACCAAGAAGCAGACGGGCAAGAAGAGAGCACCGAAGCTTCAAAACCCGCTAGCATCCAATCCACATGA
- the coaD gene encoding pantetheine-phosphate adenylyltransferase, translating into MNAVFPGSFDPITSGHMDVLTRAAKIFDHVTVTVMHNARKTGRHLFTLEERLEILREATAHFGNVSVDSFGGLLVDYMRQQQKGIIIRGLRAVSDYEYELQIAHLNRQIGEVETVFIMAATRWSFVSSSMVREIASYGADISEMVPRASANALRRIHADVYAEREAEKLETQLRVDEAAEGRG; encoded by the coding sequence ATGAACGCCGTGTTCCCCGGATCATTCGACCCCATCACCAGCGGCCATATGGACGTGCTGACGCGGGCCGCCAAAATCTTCGACCATGTCACCGTGACCGTGATGCACAATGCCCGCAAAACCGGACGCCACCTGTTTACGCTCGAAGAACGGTTGGAGATTTTGCGCGAGGCCACCGCCCACTTTGGCAACGTCAGTGTGGACAGTTTTGGCGGCCTGTTGGTGGATTACATGCGCCAGCAGCAAAAAGGCATCATCATTCGCGGGCTGCGGGCCGTGTCCGACTACGAATACGAACTCCAGATCGCGCACCTGAACCGTCAGATCGGCGAGGTGGAAACCGTGTTCATCATGGCCGCGACCCGCTGGAGCTTTGTCAGCAGCAGCATGGTGCGCGAAATTGCCAGCTACGGCGCAGACATCAGCGAGATGGTGCCGCGTGCCAGTGCCAACGCCCTGCGCCGCATCCACGCCGACGTGTACGCTGAACGCGAGGCCGAGAAGCTGGAGACTCAGTTGCGGGTGGATGAGGCGGCGGAGGGGCGGGGGTAG
- the metK gene encoding methionine adenosyltransferase, with product MRKFYTSESVSEGHPDKLADFISDSILDEFLRMEPESRVAVETLVTTGMAVVAGEVRATTAHVDIQKTVREAVKQVGYTRANYGFDAEYSAVLVAIHEQSPEIAEGVDTSEEWRAMTPDERELPQNAFSKVGAGDQGLMFGYATDETPELMPLPISLAHKLTRRLAELRKAAIAAQTRQAELQEGQSLSDADTAALHFGYLRPDAKAQVTVVRDGEPHDATETLVDTVVISTQHDEHVSQEQIRADMIEQVIRAVIPAGLLSADTKFFINPSGRFVIGGPHGDTGLTGRKIIVDTYGGAVPHGGGAFSGKDPTKVDRSAAYYARYIAKNIVAAGLARRALVEVAYAIGRAHPVSLRVDTYGTGTVSDETLAALVAAHFDARPQAIIAELDLRRPIYAQTAAYGHFGRDGFPWEATDKAGKLKAAAGAEVVLG from the coding sequence ATGCGGAAGTTTTACACGTCGGAGTCGGTATCGGAAGGACACCCGGACAAGTTGGCAGACTTTATTTCAGACTCGATTCTGGATGAGTTCCTGCGGATGGAGCCGGAAAGTCGCGTGGCTGTGGAAACGCTGGTGACCACAGGCATGGCCGTCGTTGCGGGCGAGGTGCGGGCCACCACCGCGCACGTCGACATTCAAAAAACGGTGCGGGAAGCCGTGAAGCAGGTGGGCTACACCCGCGCCAACTACGGTTTTGATGCCGAGTACAGCGCCGTGCTGGTGGCTATTCATGAACAGTCGCCCGAAATCGCGGAAGGTGTCGATACCTCTGAGGAATGGCGGGCCATGACGCCAGACGAGCGCGAGTTGCCCCAGAACGCTTTTTCTAAGGTTGGGGCCGGGGATCAGGGTCTGATGTTCGGCTACGCCACCGACGAAACGCCGGAGCTGATGCCGCTGCCGATTTCCTTGGCGCACAAGCTGACGCGCCGTTTGGCCGAGTTGCGGAAGGCGGCGATTGCGGCCCAGACCCGTCAGGCCGAACTACAAGAGGGCCAGAGCCTCAGCGACGCCGACACCGCCGCCCTGCACTTTGGCTACCTGCGTCCCGACGCCAAAGCACAGGTAACCGTGGTGCGCGACGGCGAACCGCACGACGCCACCGAAACGCTGGTGGATACGGTTGTCATCAGCACGCAGCACGATGAACACGTGTCGCAGGAGCAGATTCGCGCCGATATGATCGAACAGGTCATTCGCGCCGTGATTCCTGCCGGGTTGCTGAGCGCCGACACCAAGTTTTTCATCAATCCCAGTGGACGTTTTGTGATCGGCGGGCCGCACGGCGATACCGGACTCACGGGCCGCAAAATTATCGTGGATACCTACGGCGGGGCTGTGCCACACGGCGGCGGCGCATTCAGCGGCAAAGACCCCACCAAAGTAGACCGGAGTGCGGCCTATTACGCCCGCTATATCGCCAAAAACATCGTGGCGGCGGGGCTGGCACGGCGGGCTTTGGTGGAGGTGGCCTACGCGATTGGCCGCGCCCACCCGGTCAGCCTGCGCGTGGATACCTACGGCACGGGTACAGTATCTGACGAAACCCTGGCCGCGCTGGTGGCTGCCCACTTTGACGCCCGCCCGCAGGCCATCATTGCCGAACTGGACTTGCGCCGCCCCATCTACGCGCAGACCGCCGCCTACGGTCACTTTGGCCGCGACGGTTTCCCGTGGGAGGCTACTGACAAAGCTGGAAAGCTCAAAGCTGCGGCTGGGGCTGAAGTCGTGCTGGGCTAA
- a CDS encoding DUF3809 domain-containing protein translates to MILEAQQSFSLSHPHGQAAALAFVRDPALALSRVRFLRGLAGNAEGVRGELIVPVPVLGEVDLPFFSLLQVRPDGAALTPQPIAGERAWVEVSGTASADGAGLIGFHFHFVAHLATPEAEGWGGAAFEKMVRAAAGRTLERVARELPQGIGAAVAAQAEAR, encoded by the coding sequence ATGATTCTGGAAGCCCAGCAAAGCTTCAGCCTCAGCCACCCGCACGGGCAGGCGGCGGCTTTGGCTTTTGTGCGCGATCCGGCGTTGGCCCTCTCGCGGGTGCGCTTCCTGCGCGGCTTGGCGGGCAATGCCGAAGGGGTACGCGGTGAATTGATCGTGCCTGTGCCCGTGCTGGGAGAGGTGGATTTGCCGTTTTTCAGTCTGCTGCAAGTGCGGCCAGACGGTGCAGCGCTGACGCCCCAGCCCATTGCAGGCGAGCGGGCCTGGGTAGAAGTCAGCGGCACAGCCTCGGCAGACGGCGCGGGCCTGATCGGGTTCCATTTTCACTTTGTGGCCCACCTTGCCACACCAGAAGCCGAGGGTTGGGGCGGCGCGGCCTTCGAGAAAATGGTGCGGGCAGCGGCGGGGCGCACACTGGAACGGGTCGCGCGGGAGTTACCGCAGGGGATTGGAGCGGCGGTAGCAGCGCAGGCCGAAGCCAGGTAG
- a CDS encoding DUF3248 domain-containing protein, translating into MTDAPDPPIPADLTRHLESLGGQLVWRMGKDDVSDEIVVRLGFASATPRFAHLPRLRSANDTELQDAMQAGRVVIEWVD; encoded by the coding sequence ATGACGGACGCGCCTGACCCGCCCATTCCCGCAGACCTCACCCGGCATCTGGAGTCGCTGGGTGGGCAACTGGTGTGGCGCATGGGCAAGGATGACGTGAGCGACGAGATCGTGGTACGCCTCGGTTTCGCTTCGGCCACGCCGCGTTTTGCCCATCTGCCGCGCCTGCGCAGTGCCAACGACACCGAGCTGCAAGACGCCATGCAAGCGGGCCGCGTGGTGATCGAGTGGGTGGATTGA
- a CDS encoding PhnA domain-containing protein, with protein MTLKDSNGITLQDGDSVMVIKDLKGGTDLKRGKTFKGIRVTDSEDSIEVKDGRGTLVLKAAFLKKV; from the coding sequence ATGACCCTCAAAGACAGCAACGGCATCACCCTGCAAGACGGCGACAGCGTCATGGTCATCAAAGACCTGAAAGGTGGCACCGACCTCAAACGCGGCAAGACCTTTAAAGGCATTCGTGTCACTGACAGTGAAGACAGCATAGAAGTGAAAGATGGGCGCGGCACGCTGGTGCTGAAGGCCGCATTTTTGAAAAAGGTCTAG